One window of Nostoc sp. C052 genomic DNA carries:
- a CDS encoding CHAT domain-containing protein, producing MTQNNLAAAYTDRIKGDGADNIEIAIAAYTAALTVYTREALPIDWAMTQNNLAIAYSDRIKGDIADNIEQAIAASTAALTVRTREALPVDWAATQNNLANAYSDRIKGGRADNIEKAIAAYTAALTVRTREALPLDWAATQNNLAIAYRGRIKGDRADNIEIAIAAYTAALTVRTREALPLDWAATQNNLAIAYSDRIKGDRADNIEIAIAAYTAALTVYIREALPIDWAMTQNNLANAYRERIKGDRADNIENAIAAFTAALTVRTREALPIDWAATQNNLGLAYSDRIKGDMADNIEQAIAAYTAALTVYIREALPQYWAATQNNLGLAYSDRIKGDRADNIEIAITAYTAALTVYTREALPLDWAMTQNNLASAYRERIKGDIADNIEIAITAYTAALTVRTSEALPIDWAMTQNNLAIAYSDRIKGDIADNIEQAIAAYTAALTVRTREALPIDWAATQNNLGLAYSDRIKGDRADNIEIAIAAFTAALTVYTREALPLDWALTQNNLAIAYSNRIKGDRADNIEIAIAAFTAALTIYTREALPLDWALTQNNLAIAYSNRIKGDRADNIEQAIAAYTAALTVRTREALPQYWAMTQNNLANAYTDRIKGDRADNIEIAIAAYTAALTIRTREALPIDWAETLFGLGIAYQNANKFDLAYNTFKSAIVTIESLREEIVSGEESKRKQAEHFNEVYSRMVELCRELDNITAAIEYVERSKTRNLVEQILERDSKTIFPSEVFTQLEKYRDEIAVGQSQIQNGKAENTKVLAQHLQQLRQQRNELQDSYLPVGYSFKFDSFRATLDEHTAIIEWYIVNDKILVFIVTKQGEVTVWQSQPEDREALRNWAIQYLQNYYGQKDQWQNSLGEELEKLALILHIDEILTQIPKHCDKIILIPHTALHLFPLHAIPVNQNSENSSCLLDLFAGGVSYAPSCQLLQQVQQRQRPDFQSLFAIQNPTEDLNYTNLEVESILSYFPSHQVLSKKQATKAALSQAATKLKEANYLHFSCHGSFNLNYPQNSFLLLADAFVSPIPDDANPERYLKVSDTEAIDLSKCLTLGNLFERTFDFSQTRLVVLSACETGLTDFNNTSDEYIGLPSGFLYAGSSSVVSSLWTVNDLSTSFLMIKFIQNLKDATDMSIPLAMNQAQRWLRDATKEELQEWVKKLALDSTKKGMIRRQINNMTGEQPFNSPFHWAAFTAVGK from the coding sequence ATGACGCAAAATAATCTCGCAATTGCCTACAGCGATAGAATTAAAGGAGACATAGCAGATAACATCGAACAGGCAATCGCGGCTTCTACTGCTGCTTTAACTGTCAGAACCAGAGAAGCTTTGCCTGTTGATTGGGCAGCAACGCAAAATAATCTCGCAAATGCCTACAGCGATAGAATTAAAGGAGGCAGGGCAGATAACATCGAAAAAGCGATCGCTGCTTATACTGCTGCTTTAACTGTCAGAACCAGGGAAGCTTTGCCTTTAGATTGGGCAGCGACGCAAAATAATCTCGCAATTGCCTACAGAGGGAGAATCAAAGGAGACAGGGCAGATAACATCGAAATTGCGATCGCTGCTTATACTGCTGCTTTAACTGTCAGAACCAGGGAAGCTTTGCCTTTAGATTGGGCAGCGACGCAAAATAATCTCGCAATTGCCTATAGCGATAGAATCAAAGGAGACAGGGCAGATAACATCGAAATTGCGATCGCTGCTTATACTGCTGCTTTAACTGTCTACATCAGGGAAGCTTTGCCTATTGATTGGGCAATGACGCAAAATAATCTCGCAAATGCCTACAGGGAGAGAATCAAAGGAGACAGAGCAGATAACATCGAAAATGCGATCGCGGCTTTTACTGCTGCTTTAACTGTCAGAACCAGGGAAGCTTTGCCTATTGATTGGGCAGCAACGCAAAATAATCTTGGACTTGCCTACAGCGATAGAATTAAAGGAGACATGGCAGATAACATCGAACAGGCAATCGCTGCTTATACTGCTGCTTTAACTGTCTACATCAGGGAAGCTTTGCCTCAATATTGGGCAGCAACGCAAAATAATCTTGGACTTGCCTACAGCGATAGAATCAAAGGAGACAGGGCAGATAACATCGAAATTGCGATCACTGCTTATACTGCTGCTTTAACTGTCTATACCAGAGAAGCTTTGCCTTTAGATTGGGCAATGACGCAAAATAATCTTGCAAGTGCCTACAGAGAGAGAATTAAAGGAGACATAGCAGATAACATCGAAATTGCGATCACTGCTTATACTGCTGCTTTAACTGTCAGAACCAGTGAAGCTTTGCCTATTGATTGGGCAATGACGCAAAATAATCTCGCAATTGCCTACAGCGATAGAATTAAAGGAGACATAGCAGATAACATCGAACAGGCAATCGCTGCTTATACTGCTGCTTTAACTGTCAGAACCAGGGAAGCTTTGCCTATTGATTGGGCAGCAACGCAAAATAATCTTGGACTTGCCTACAGCGATAGAATCAAAGGGGACAGGGCAGATAACATCGAAATTGCGATCGCGGCTTTTACTGCTGCTTTAACTGTCTACACCAGGGAAGCTTTGCCTTTAGATTGGGCATTGACGCAAAATAATCTCGCAATTGCCTACAGCAATAGAATTAAAGGAGACAGGGCAGATAACATCGAAATTGCGATCGCGGCTTTTACTGCTGCTTTAACTATCTACACCAGGGAAGCTTTGCCTTTAGATTGGGCATTGACGCAAAATAATCTCGCAATTGCCTACAGCAATAGAATTAAAGGAGACAGGGCAGATAACATCGAACAGGCAATCGCTGCTTATACTGCTGCTTTAACTGTCAGAACCAGAGAAGCTTTGCCTCAATATTGGGCAATGACGCAAAATAATCTCGCAAATGCCTACACCGATAGAATTAAAGGAGATAGGGCAGATAACATCGAAATTGCGATCGCTGCTTATACTGCTGCTTTAACTATCAGAACCAGAGAAGCTTTGCCTATTGATTGGGCAGAAACTTTGTTCGGACTGGGAATTGCTTATCAAAATGCAAACAAGTTTGATTTAGCATACAATACTTTTAAATCTGCTATTGTCACCATAGAATCTTTACGAGAAGAAATAGTATCTGGTGAAGAAAGTAAACGCAAACAAGCGGAACACTTTAACGAAGTTTATAGCCGCATGGTAGAACTTTGCAGGGAATTAGATAATATTACAGCAGCGATTGAATATGTTGAACGTAGTAAAACCCGTAATTTGGTTGAGCAAATCCTCGAACGTGACTCTAAAACTATCTTCCCTTCAGAAGTATTCACTCAATTAGAAAAATACAGGGATGAAATAGCCGTAGGACAATCTCAAATCCAAAACGGCAAAGCTGAAAATACAAAAGTTTTAGCACAACATCTTCAACAGTTGCGACAGCAGCGAAATGAATTGCAAGACAGCTATTTACCAGTTGGTTATAGTTTCAAATTTGACTCATTCAGAGCTACTTTGGATGAGCATACAGCCATTATTGAGTGGTATATTGTCAACGATAAAATCCTGGTGTTTATTGTCACAAAGCAAGGAGAGGTAACTGTTTGGCAATCTCAACCAGAAGACAGAGAAGCTTTGAGAAATTGGGCAATTCAATATTTGCAGAATTACTACGGTCAAAAAGACCAATGGCAGAATAGCTTAGGGGAAGAACTCGAAAAATTAGCTTTGATTCTGCACATTGATGAAATATTAACCCAGATACCAAAGCACTGCGATAAAATCATCCTAATTCCCCATACTGCCCTGCATTTATTCCCCCTTCATGCAATTCCAGTAAATCAAAATTCTGAAAATTCGTCTTGTCTTCTGGATTTATTTGCTGGTGGTGTGAGCTATGCACCCAGTTGTCAACTACTGCAACAAGTACAACAGCGACAACGTCCTGATTTTCAATCTCTATTTGCAATTCAAAATCCTACAGAAGACCTGAATTACACCAATTTGGAAGTAGAAAGCATATTATCTTACTTTCCCTCCCATCAAGTATTATCCAAAAAACAAGCCACAAAAGCTGCCTTATCCCAAGCAGCAACAAAATTAAAAGAAGCAAATTATCTCCACTTTTCTTGTCACGGTTCTTTCAACTTAAATTATCCCCAAAATTCTTTTTTATTATTAGCAGATGCCTTTGTTTCCCCTATTCCTGATGATGCTAACCCAGAAAGATATCTCAAGGTTTCCGATACGGAAGCTATAGATTTAAGTAAATGTTTGACATTGGGTAATTTATTTGAACGAACCTTCGACTTTAGTCAAACTCGTCTCGTGGTTCTCTCAGCCTGCGAAACAGGTTTAACTGACTTCAATAATACCAGCGATGAATATATCGGCTTACCTAGTGGCTTTCTCTACGCAGGTAGTAGCAGTGTTGTAAGTAGTCTATGGACGGTAAACGATTTATCAACATCCTTTTTGATGATTAAGTTCATTCAAAATTTAAAAGATGCTACAGATATGTCAATACCACTTGCTATGAATCAAGCCCAGCGTTGGTTGCGGGATGCTACTAAAGAAGAATTGCAGGAATGGGTAAAAAAATTGGCGTTAGATAGCACTAAGAAAGGAATGATACGTCGTCAAATTAATAATATGACTGGAGAGCAACCATTCAACTCTCCCTTTCATTGGGCTGCATTTACTGCTGTTGGCAAATAG
- a CDS encoding response regulator, with the protein MSTTPIGSYRLFQKLHPLSLLAQLTSRRATGCLSIFTGIVSWSIYLEDGKLTYASYSDKLFERLDSHLRRLSQQIPALNSATRVQMRLMFETKNEHQSIPNADYQAICWLVNQDYITSVQAGSLIDELAKEVLESFLCLKEGSYEFSPESSLDELPKFCRLDLRLLVEHCQKQLRNRQNIQSSIPAGGGSQVLAATQQTQVQPQLQIKIGQKLPIPINFDLPENNKISQPTVGKKLYTIACIDDSQTVLNSIKHFLDENTFSVVMINDPVKALMQILRSKPDLILLDVEMPSLDGYELCSLLRKHSAFKNTPIVMVTGRTGFIDRAKAKIVRSSGYLTKPFTQSELLKMVFKHLG; encoded by the coding sequence ATGAGCACAACTCCTATAGGTAGCTACAGGTTGTTCCAGAAACTACATCCGCTATCTCTGTTGGCACAATTGACTAGTCGTCGTGCTACAGGTTGCTTAAGCATATTTACCGGGATAGTTTCTTGGTCAATCTATCTAGAGGACGGTAAACTTACTTATGCCTCCTATTCAGATAAACTGTTTGAGCGTCTTGACAGTCACTTGCGGCGATTGAGTCAGCAAATTCCTGCTCTCAATAGCGCTACTCGCGTGCAGATGCGGCTGATGTTTGAGACAAAGAATGAACATCAATCAATACCAAATGCAGATTACCAAGCTATTTGTTGGCTAGTAAATCAGGACTATATTACCTCTGTGCAAGCAGGAAGCCTGATAGACGAATTGGCAAAAGAAGTGCTGGAATCATTTCTGTGTTTAAAAGAAGGTAGCTATGAATTTAGCCCTGAAAGCTCTTTGGATGAATTACCAAAATTCTGTCGTCTAGATTTACGGTTACTTGTTGAACACTGTCAAAAGCAATTAAGAAATCGGCAAAATATCCAGTCATCCATTCCGGCTGGTGGGGGTTCCCAAGTTCTGGCTGCAACACAACAGACTCAAGTTCAGCCACAATTGCAAATAAAAATTGGTCAAAAATTGCCGATACCAATCAATTTTGATCTTCCTGAGAATAATAAAATTAGTCAGCCAACTGTTGGTAAAAAATTATATACAATTGCCTGCATTGATGATAGCCAAACAGTTTTGAATTCCATTAAACACTTTTTGGATGAGAACACATTTTCAGTTGTGATGATCAACGATCCAGTAAAAGCTTTAATGCAAATTCTGCGGAGTAAACCCGATCTGATTTTGCTAGATGTTGAAATGCCAAGTTTAGATGGTTATGAGCTATGTTCCTTATTACGGAAACATTCAGCTTTTAAAAATACACCAATCGTGATGGTGACTGGTAGAACAGGATTTATCGACAGAGCAAAGGCTAAAATCGTCAGATCATCAGGATATTTGACCAAGCCTTTTACACAATCAGAATTGCTAAAAATGGTTTTCAAGCATCTTGGTTGA
- a CDS encoding response regulator transcription factor: MSLTLLGTILIVEDSPSELELMSHYLKESGYNVIKASGAKEGLEKAVLEQPDAIVTDVVMPEMSGFELCRSLRRNPITAKVPIVVCSSKNQEIDRLWAMRQGADAYITKPYTREHLLRTIKSVVI; this comes from the coding sequence GTGAGCCTGACTTTGCTTGGCACGATTCTGATCGTAGAAGATTCTCCCAGTGAATTGGAATTAATGAGCCATTATCTCAAAGAAAGTGGTTACAACGTAATTAAGGCAAGTGGTGCAAAAGAAGGTTTAGAAAAAGCTGTGTTAGAACAACCAGATGCGATCGTTACTGATGTCGTAATGCCAGAAATGAGTGGATTTGAATTATGTCGTTCTCTGAGAAGAAATCCAATTACTGCAAAAGTACCGATTGTGGTTTGTAGTTCCAAGAATCAAGAAATTGACCGTTTGTGGGCGATGAGGCAAGGTGCAGATGCCTATATAACTAAGCCTTATACCCGCGAACATCTCCTACGTACTATTAAATCAGTGGTAATTTGA
- a CDS encoding chemotaxis protein CheW, whose amino-acid sequence MTSTNITLPEKTTQNNLVDGYLKFQLNQQTTAVLSMRHTQEAILVPIESITSMPNMQPCILGLMNWRSRIIWVVDLPRMLNLESLDYRLRQYNVIVIQVESLVLGLVVQEIKGTTKFIIDDIHSPIGQVASSLVPYLCGCVVQQEEILLVLDAQAIVQSSILRSD is encoded by the coding sequence ATGACTAGTACAAACATTACTCTTCCTGAAAAAACAACTCAAAATAACTTAGTAGATGGTTATCTGAAGTTTCAGCTAAATCAACAAACTACTGCTGTTTTATCAATGAGGCATACACAAGAAGCTATTCTAGTGCCCATTGAATCTATCACCTCAATGCCAAATATGCAGCCCTGCATATTAGGATTAATGAATTGGCGGAGTCGGATAATTTGGGTAGTTGATTTGCCAAGAATGCTTAATTTAGAATCCCTAGATTATCGACTGCGACAGTACAATGTGATTGTTATCCAAGTGGAATCATTAGTGTTAGGCTTAGTTGTACAAGAAATAAAAGGTACAACCAAGTTCATCATTGATGATATTCATTCTCCCATAGGACAAGTGGCATCCAGTTTAGTTCCTTATTTATGTGGGTGCGTTGTGCAACAGGAAGAAATATTACTGGTATTAGATGCACAGGCGATTGTGCAATCTTCTATTCTCCGCAGTGATTAG
- a CDS encoding methyl-accepting chemotaxis protein gives MFNKTNTNQGNGAQNRASLISSQKGIGTVVKLPTKLTTESAKNSSSNQSIAFFTRLGLVKKATILAIAIGTLPILGIGAIAFGFANKSITKQITQSQQAEATGLSDKVNRFMLGRYADIQVISSLLFLTSPQTNVTTQQKQAVLDRIVQAYKAYDSIAVFDRQGNLIVQSTGEPLENQKDRTFFQDALQKDTPVISKPEAAKNTGVVSIYLAAPVKETRTGQTIGVVQARMPVKSLEEVIKNYVANGQQYQLLDASGTVFLSPQKELLGRDAKEEYSSLPKLLAAKKVNSFIEVPKTQKKQELVSYVPASTIDGLPDLNWQVLLSTDTATVFEPQRQLLWIIAIGTAATALIVAAIASRLAKLTTQPILNATAALAKLGQGKFNTRLQIEREDELGVLSANINLMAEQLQVIVKEQEVDVEGVKLLADITLQIRKILKTEDIYHTAVKEVQRSLKTDRVIIYSLNPDTLAGAVVAESVTGNWPEMLGVQIDDPYFREHYLKTDRHAEVQVVANIHQDQNLKNADGYIQLLEKFAVKAHLIVPILAQEKLLGLLIAHHCETPHVWQQPEIDLFQQIATQVGYALEQAKLLEEIEKVRNVTVSGSDETLQQQLLQLLNDVEGAARGDLTVRADVTAGEIGTVADFFNSIVESLRDIVTQVKQAAIHVNSAIGSNEGAIRHLAEEALTQAAEINRTLDAVDQMTQSMKAVAESAEKAAFVANHAAHTATKSEHAMDLTVQNILSLRETVGETAKKVKRLGESSQQISRVVSLINQIAIQTNLLAINAGIEAARAGEEGQGFAVVAEEVGELAVRSAAATQEIEQIVENIQRETSEVVQAMEIGTTQVVEGTRIVEEAKQSLSEILDVSSQIDSLVQSISNATASQVETSQSVSQLMKDIAAISQRTSDSSRQVSESLQQTVEISQQLQETVEAFKVS, from the coding sequence ATGTTTAATAAAACCAACACGAACCAAGGTAATGGCGCTCAAAATCGAGCATCACTGATTTCATCCCAAAAAGGCATTGGAACTGTAGTAAAGCTACCAACTAAGCTGACTACCGAAAGTGCTAAGAATTCTTCTTCAAATCAGAGTATTGCTTTTTTTACAAGGCTGGGATTGGTTAAGAAAGCGACTATTTTAGCGATCGCAATCGGTACACTACCAATATTGGGCATCGGTGCGATCGCTTTTGGTTTTGCCAACAAATCTATTACTAAGCAAATTACCCAGTCTCAACAAGCCGAAGCTACTGGCTTAAGTGATAAAGTTAACCGCTTTATGCTGGGACGCTACGCTGATATTCAGGTAATATCAAGTTTGCTATTTTTGACAAGTCCCCAAACTAATGTCACTACCCAGCAAAAGCAAGCAGTCTTGGATCGTATTGTCCAAGCTTACAAAGCTTATGACAGTATTGCTGTTTTCGATCGCCAAGGTAACTTGATTGTGCAGTCCACAGGCGAACCTCTGGAAAATCAAAAAGATCGTACCTTTTTTCAAGACGCTTTACAAAAAGATACTCCTGTCATCAGTAAACCGGAAGCGGCAAAAAATACTGGTGTAGTGAGTATTTATCTAGCTGCACCTGTGAAAGAGACAAGAACGGGGCAAACCATTGGCGTGGTACAAGCACGTATGCCCGTAAAATCTTTAGAAGAAGTCATCAAAAACTACGTAGCCAATGGTCAACAATACCAGTTGCTCGATGCTTCGGGAACCGTTTTCTTGAGTCCCCAAAAGGAATTATTGGGGAGAGATGCCAAGGAAGAGTATTCTAGTTTACCGAAACTGCTGGCAGCCAAAAAGGTAAATAGTTTTATAGAAGTTCCGAAAACTCAGAAAAAACAAGAATTAGTCAGCTACGTACCAGCTAGTACTATAGATGGCTTACCTGATTTAAACTGGCAAGTACTTTTATCTACAGATACCGCAACTGTATTTGAACCGCAAAGACAATTGTTGTGGATTATAGCCATCGGTACAGCAGCGACAGCATTGATTGTAGCTGCGATCGCATCTCGGTTAGCCAAACTGACTACACAGCCAATTCTCAATGCCACTGCGGCATTAGCAAAACTAGGTCAAGGTAAATTCAATACCCGTCTGCAAATCGAAAGAGAAGACGAATTAGGGGTATTGAGTGCAAATATCAACCTTATGGCCGAACAATTGCAGGTCATAGTTAAGGAACAGGAAGTAGACGTTGAAGGGGTAAAATTACTAGCAGATATTACCCTACAGATTCGGAAAATTCTGAAAACTGAAGATATTTATCATACAGCAGTCAAAGAAGTTCAGCGATCGCTAAAAACAGACCGGGTAATCATCTATAGTCTCAATCCAGATACTTTAGCTGGCGCTGTCGTTGCGGAATCCGTCACTGGTAATTGGCCGGAAATGTTGGGAGTGCAAATTGATGACCCCTATTTCCGAGAACATTATCTAAAAACTGATCGTCATGCAGAGGTGCAAGTAGTTGCCAACATTCATCAAGACCAAAACCTGAAAAATGCCGACGGTTACATCCAACTTTTGGAAAAATTTGCTGTCAAAGCTCATTTAATCGTACCGATTCTGGCTCAAGAGAAACTTTTAGGCTTATTAATTGCTCATCATTGCGAAACTCCTCATGTTTGGCAACAGCCAGAAATTGACTTATTTCAACAAATAGCAACTCAAGTCGGCTATGCCTTAGAACAAGCCAAGCTATTAGAAGAAATAGAAAAAGTCAGAAATGTTACTGTAAGTGGTTCAGATGAAACACTGCAACAACAACTTTTACAACTACTCAACGATGTAGAAGGTGCAGCCAGAGGTGATTTGACAGTGCGCGCAGACGTAACCGCTGGGGAAATCGGCACTGTTGCCGACTTTTTTAACTCCATTGTGGAAAGCCTGCGGGATATTGTTACCCAAGTTAAACAAGCTGCCATCCATGTTAATAGTGCCATTGGCTCTAACGAAGGAGCCATCCGCCATCTAGCAGAGGAGGCACTAACCCAAGCTGCTGAAATCAACCGCACCCTGGATGCTGTTGACCAAATGACTCAATCGATGAAAGCCGTAGCCGAAAGTGCCGAAAAAGCTGCCTTTGTTGCCAACCATGCCGCTCACACCGCCACCAAAAGCGAACACGCAATGGATTTGACAGTACAAAATATTCTGTCTTTGCGGGAAACCGTTGGTGAAACGGCTAAGAAAGTAAAACGTTTGGGAGAATCTTCGCAACAAATTTCTCGCGTAGTTTCCTTAATTAACCAAATCGCTATTCAAACCAACTTGCTTGCCATCAACGCCGGTATTGAAGCCGCACGTGCAGGTGAAGAAGGTCAAGGATTTGCCGTCGTGGCGGAAGAAGTCGGTGAACTAGCAGTCAGGAGTGCCGCCGCAACCCAAGAAATTGAACAAATTGTTGAAAATATCCAACGAGAAACCAGTGAAGTGGTGCAGGCGATGGAAATAGGCACTACCCAAGTGGTAGAAGGGACTCGCATTGTGGAGGAGGCTAAACAAAGTCTGAGTGAAATTTTGGATGTATCGTCTCAAATTGACTCTTTAGTGCAGTCAATTTCCAATGCAACTGCATCTCAGGTTGAAACATCCCAAAGTGTTAGCCAATTGATGAAAGATATCGCTGCTATATCACAACGTACCAGCGATTCTTCTCGCCAAGTTTCCGAATCTCTGCAACAAACTGTGGAAATTTCGCAGCAGTTGCAAGAGACTGTCGAGGCTTTCAAAGTTAGTTAA